The Mangrovibacillus cuniculi sequence AAGAGCGTGGAATCACAATCACTTCTGCTGCAACAACAGCTTCTTGGAAAGATCACCGTGTAAATATCATCGATACACCTGGACACGTAGACTTCACAGTTGAGGTTGAACGTTCTCTTCGTGTACTTGATGGAGCAGTTGCTGTACTAGATGCTCAATCTGGTGTTGAGCCACAAACAGAAACTGTATGGCGTCAAGCTACTTCTTACGGAGTACCTCGTATCGTATTCGTAAACAAGATGGATAAAATGGGAGCTGACTTCCTATACTCAGTAGGAACGTTACATGACCGTTTACAAGCGAACGCACACCCAATCCAATTACCAATTGGTGCAGAGGATGAGTTCGAAGCAATCATTGACCTTGTGGAAATGAAAGCTACTTTCTACGGAAACGACCTTGGTACGGATATTCAAGACCGTGAAATCCCTGAAGAGCACATGGATCTAGCTGTTGAATACCGTGAGAAACTAATTGAAGCTGTAGCTGAACTTGACGAAGAATTAATGGAAAAGTACCTTGGTGGAGAAGAGATCTCTAACGAAGAGCTTAAAGCTGGTATTCGTAAAGCGACTCTAAGCATCGAGTTCTATCCAGTTCTTGTTGGTTCTGCTTTCAAAAACAAAGGTGTTCAAAAAATGCTAGATGCAGTTATTGAATATCTTCCAGCTCCAACTGATGTACCAGCTATTAAAGGTACATTACCAGATACTGAAGAGCCTGTTACTCGTACGTCTAGCGATGAAGAGCCATTTGCTGCTCTTGCATTCAAAGTTATGACTGACCCTTATGTTGGTAAGTTAACATTCTTCCGTGTTTACTCTGGTGTACTTTCTGCTGGATCATACGTTCAGAACTCTACGAAAGGTAAGCGTGAGCGTGTAGGACGTATCCTACAAATGCATGCTAACTCTCGTGAAGAGATTTCTGAAGTATACGCAGGAGATATCGCGGCTGCTGTAGGTCTTAAAGACACTACAACTGGTGACACATTATGTGACGAGAAAAACCTGGTTATCTTAGAGTCTATGACTTTCCCAGAGCCAGTAATCTCTCTATCTGTTGAGCCTAAGTCTAAAGCAGACCAAGATAAAATGACTACTGCACTTCAAAAACTACAAGAGGAAGATCCTACATTCCGTGTTCGTACTGACGAAGAGACTGGACAAGTTATCATCGCAGGTATGGGTGAACTTCACTTAGATATCATCGTTGACCGTATGCGTCGCGAATTCAAAGTTGAAGCTAATGTTGGTGCTCCTCAAGTATCTTACCGTGAAACTTTCCGTGGTTCTGCAAAAGTGGAAGGTAAGTTTGCTCGTCAATCTGGTGGACGTGGACAATTCGGACACGTTTGGATTGAATTCTCTCCTAACGAAGAAGGAAAAGGATTCGAATTCGAAAACGCTGTTGTTGGGGGATCTGTTCCTCGTGAATTCATCGCACCAGTACAAGCAGGTCTTGAAGACGCTATGAAAAATGGAGTACTTGCTGGTTACCCTATGGTAGACATCAAGGCTAAACTATTCGATGGTT is a genomic window containing:
- the fusA gene encoding elongation factor G; translated protein: MAREFSLQKTRNIGIMAHIDAGKTTTTERILYYTGRIHKIGETHEGASQMDWMEQEQERGITITSAATTASWKDHRVNIIDTPGHVDFTVEVERSLRVLDGAVAVLDAQSGVEPQTETVWRQATSYGVPRIVFVNKMDKMGADFLYSVGTLHDRLQANAHPIQLPIGAEDEFEAIIDLVEMKATFYGNDLGTDIQDREIPEEHMDLAVEYREKLIEAVAELDEELMEKYLGGEEISNEELKAGIRKATLSIEFYPVLVGSAFKNKGVQKMLDAVIEYLPAPTDVPAIKGTLPDTEEPVTRTSSDEEPFAALAFKVMTDPYVGKLTFFRVYSGVLSAGSYVQNSTKGKRERVGRILQMHANSREEISEVYAGDIAAAVGLKDTTTGDTLCDEKNLVILESMTFPEPVISLSVEPKSKADQDKMTTALQKLQEEDPTFRVRTDEETGQVIIAGMGELHLDIIVDRMRREFKVEANVGAPQVSYRETFRGSAKVEGKFARQSGGRGQFGHVWIEFSPNEEGKGFEFENAVVGGSVPREFIAPVQAGLEDAMKNGVLAGYPMVDIKAKLFDGSYHDVDSSEMAFKIAASMALKNAVSKCQPALLEPVMKVEVVIPEEYLGDIMGDVTSRRGRVEGMEARGNAQLVKAFVPLSEMFGYATSLRSNTQGRGNYSMHFDHYEEVPKSISEEIIKKNKGE